TCACGGCGGTGCTCCAGGGGGTGGACCTCAGGTTGGAGGAATCCGCCCGCGTGCTTGGGGCGAGCCGCTGGCGGGCCTTCTGCAACGTGACTTTGCCCCTGACGCTGGACGGTATCGCCACCGGCTGCATCCTCGTCTTCGTCATCACCAATGGCAGCTTCCTGACCATGCTGCTCCTGGGAGACGGCAAGGTGCAGACACTCTCCCTGCTCATCTACCAGCAGTTCAACCTGACGCAGGATGTGGGCTTTGCGGCCACCATGGGCAATGTGCTCCTGGTCACGGCCATGATCTGCCTGTTCCTCCAGATGCGCTTCGTCCGCCGCAAGGGGGTCAAGTCATGAGCTCCGTTCCCGCCACCGGCGCCGTCCGCCGGCCCCGCCGCAGGGTGGATCTCCTCGCCTGGGCGCTCGGCATCTTCGTGCTGCTGTTCATGATCTTCCTGCTGCTGCCCATCGCGGCGGTGGTGGTGGTCTCCTTCTCCTCGGCCAGCTACATCGCCTTCCCCATGCCAGGCTATTCCCTGCAATGGTATTGGCGGATCCTGGAATACCAGCCCTTCGTGGACGCGCTGATCGTCTCCATCAAGCTGGCCTTGTCCTCGGCCGCCTGTGCCATCCTTCTGGGCGTGCCCGCCACCTTGTGGGTCGCGCGCTCGCGCAGCCGTGCTGCGGGCATGGTGGGCAATCTGCTGCTGGCGCCCATCTCCATCCCCGCCATCGTGCTGGGCTTCTCGCTGCTTTATCTCCTATCGGCCATGGGGTTCGGCATCTCCTTCACCGCCTTGCTCATCAGCCATACGGTGGTGTCCATCCCCTATATCTGCCGCACGGTGCTGGCCGTGTACC
This genomic interval from Aquabacter sp. L1I39 contains the following:
- a CDS encoding ABC transporter permease → MSSVPATGAVRRPRRRVDLLAWALGIFVLLFMIFLLLPIAAVVVVSFSSASYIAFPMPGYSLQWYWRILEYQPFVDALIVSIKLALSSAACAILLGVPATLWVARSRSRAAGMVGNLLLAPISIPAIVLGFSLLYLLSAMGFGISFTALLISHTVVSIPYICRTVLAVYRALPPDFEEAAAVLGATRWQTFRYTTLPLIRPGIFAGSLFAVLISLDNLPLSFFFGTASTNTLPVVMLSYMQSQFDPSIAAISTVQMLIAVGTLLVLNAVYGVDKLTAA